The genomic interval ATATTGCGTTTGGCTCTATCCGCATGGAGCCAGTTTTTATGATTTTAGGCCAGAGTGCGACTACCGCAGCCGTGCAGGCAATAGATAAAGGAATAACTGTACAGGAAGTAAATTATGAGCAATTAAAAGCGCAACTGATCAAAGACAAACAGGTAGTGAATGCTCCCAAAAGCGCTTTATAGTAATTCATTGTTAGCTGTTCGTTATTAGTTGTCAGTTTAAAGGTTAATCAAACCGATATCACAATATAAAAACTTAATCATAAAGATGTACTAACAACCAATAACCATTTACAAAACTTGCCATTTAATGATTTTGAACGACTTGCCGCTTCGCACATGTACCAGATAGGTTCCTGCACTTAACTGTCCGGAAGGAATCTCTATACTGGTTGTGCCAGCCTGAATCGTTTGTGTGCTGGTAAACAGAGATTCACCCAATAAACTAGTCACCTGGATTTGTACGGTTTCTGCCTCTGGTGAAAGAATCTGTAAAAAGGCGCTTCTCTTTGCCTGGCTTGGATTGGGATATAGGGTGATAGAGAATGAGCTTGCCTTGTTTTCAACAGAAACTGTTTTTGAGTAAGCAAACTTACCGTCTATATCTACCTGCCGTAGCCGGTAATATGAAATACCAGTAAACGGATGTGCATCTATAAACTGGTAAGTGCTGAACACAGCAACCGTTCCTTTACCTAATATTCTGCCTATTTCGTTGAAGTGGATGCCATCCTGCGAACGCTCGATGCCAAAATAGTCATTGTTGGTTTCACTGGCTGTAATCCATTCTATCAATACTTTACCAGATTGTAACTCAGCTGTAAAGCTGAAAAAATCCACAGGCAAAGGACTACAACTACCAGTAGCCGCTGTAGTACTCTCAGGCATAATTACATCTGTAAGTACAGTTCCAGCACCTCCGGTAGCAGCACCATTAGTACTGCCATTGCATCCATTTCTGCTATTGGTGACAGTTCCAGGAATTCCTCCAGATATGATTCTTTCTACATCATTTGGAAAATTTTCTGCATTAATTGCTATCAAGCCGCCTGCGCCTCCACCGCCAGGCCCAAAACAACGATTTCCATCACTTCTTGCTTGTCCTCCGTTTCCTCCTGTTGCTTGTACAGTTAAATCAGTAGGAGTGAAAGCATTTACTCTTAAAAGTACTGTTCCTCCAGCGCCTCCGCCCCCTGCGCCATCACCAGTACTTTGAAGAGCGCTTGCCCCATTAGTGCTTATTAAATATCCATTTCCATTAAATTCATTAGCACTTATATAAATGA from Rhodocytophaga rosea carries:
- a CDS encoding T9SS type A sorting domain-containing protein; its protein translation is MPCLLVFYQIAFSQINISGQINRYAAVTGPNACTNKLTVSTTAGFQVNGKVLIIQMQGADIDDSPSSIFGNVTSVNGAGLYEKATIAAIGSNELTLYNDLVNANFYNYTTGSVQVVTIPQYTDVTISGMITALPWDSEKGGIIAFEASGTVTLNADINANGVGFRGGAVTNDPNEQNNCGPFDTRSDYYYGRTSLYSAFKGEGIAKIIAGKELGKGPQANGGGGGNDHNSGGGGGGHIGQGGIGGKNNEPWILNCKGYDPGLGGKALVTNDRIFMGGGGGGGHTNNIIRATGRPAGTPGGNGGGIIYISANEFNGNGYLISTNGASALQSTGDGAGGGGAGGTVLLRVNAFTPTDLTVQATGGNGGQARSDGNRCFGPGGGGAGGLIAINAENFPNDVERIISGGIPGTVTNSRNGCNGSTNGAATGGAGTVLTDVIMPESTTAATGSCSPLPVDFFSFTAELQSGKVLIEWITASETNNDYFGIERSQDGIHFNEIGRILGKGTVAVFSTYQFIDAHPFTGISYYRLRQVDIDGKFAYSKTVSVENKASSFSITLYPNPSQAKRSAFLQILSPEAETVQIQVTSLLGESLFTSTQTIQAGTTSIEIPSGQLSAGTYLVHVRSGKSFKIIKWQVL